The segment GCAGGTCGCGCTCGAGCCGCGAAAACACGCGCGTCAGTTCGACGTCGATCACGAGCGCGCCGACCGTCTCGCCAGCCGCATCGACGACCGGCGTGCCGACGCGCAGGATCGGCTGCCCTTCGGCCGCGTGCGAGCCGGTCTCGTGGTTGATCGCGATCGGCGACAGGTAGACGTGCCCCGGCGCGGTCGCGAGCGTATCGAATACGTAGGAGAACTGTCCTTTCTCCTGCAATTCGCTCCCCGGCAGCACGACGACGCCGCGCGCATCGCGATCCACGCGAATCCGCTCGATCCCGAATTGCGCGCGCGCGATCAGGCGGATCTGCATGTATTCCGGATGATGCGTCATGAAGCTGTAGTACACCTGCTCGAGCCGCAGGCGTCGTACGGCGCCTGCGTCATTGCCGCTTGCGACGGCCGGCGACGACGGCATCGTCGCGAGCACCAGCGCGTCGTCGGCGACGTCGCCGAGCGCGGCGGTGAAACGCTGCCCCAGCAGCTGCGTCGACATCAGCAGGCTGTGCTGCGCCTCCTGCACAAGCATCCCGCGATTCGCGCGGTACGTGTAATAGCCGGTCGCGCCGGACGCGACGACGCCGATGCACGCAAGCAGCACCGACAGCTTCGACGTGAGACCGAGCTTCATCATTTGCCGAAACGCTCCGGCCGATCGCCCGACACGATGCGGCCCCACAGGGCCTCGCGGCGCGCGATGTCCTCGACGGGCTGGATCCACACCAGATGCTGCCGGCCCGCGTCGAGTTCCGGCGGCGGCGTGAGCGTGTTCGCGAGCCCCTGGCGTTGCGTGAGCAGCGTGCCGATCTCGGGCTCGAGCATGTAGTTGATCCACGCGAGCGCCAGCTCCGGATGCTCGACGCCACGCGTCATCGCCCAGCAGTCGAGCCAAGCGAGCGCGCCTTCGTCCGGAATCACATAGCCGACGTCCGCGCCGGCGCGGCGCAGCAGTTCGACCTGCTGCGTGCCGTAGTTGCCGAACATCAGCGCCGCGCGATGCAGCACGAACAGCGCGGTCGCCTCCTCGGGCAGCGTGTAGTAGGTGAGCAGGTTGCGGCGCAGGTCGATCAGCTTGCGTGTGACGATGCGCGTCTGCGCCGCCGACAGGTGGAACGGATCGGCATAGCCGAGCGCCAGCGCGGTGAACGAGAAATTGTGCTGCGCGCTGTTGAAGTCGAGCACCTTGCCCCGATAGCGCGGATTCCACAGCTCGAGCATCGAATGCGGCGCGACCGGAATCTGCTTGCGGTCGTAGATCAGCCCCATCGACGAATACGTGAACGGAATCCCGTATGTCACGGCGCCGCGCGTGAGCCCGCCGATCTTCCCGACCTGCTGGAAGTTCGGCAGCTGCAGCCGCCGGTTCGGTATCCGCGACAGATCGAGCGGCGCGAGCAGGTTGTCGCGCGCATAGCGCTGGATCTCGGCGGTGTTCGCCGCGAGCACGTCATAAGGCGGCGGCGAAGCGCTATGCATCCGCGACCATAACGCTTCGTCGGAATCGACGAGCGTCACTTCGACGCGAACATGGAAGCGCGTTTCGAAAGCGCTGACGACGTCGTTGTCCGCGTAACCCGGCCACGCGAGCACGCGCAAAACGTTTTCGTTTGCGGATTCCGGCGCGGCAATGCCCGCCGGGCACGCCACGCCCAACGCCGCTATGACGAGAATCGTGCGCAACGCTACGTTGACCCCGCGCCAACCTGCGCCGATTCCCCTGAACAATCGGACCGAGTCCGCACCGCCTGGTTGCATTCGACTGTCCTTTTTTCTCTAGTCGATGCGATCGCTTGAGCTTGCTACGAGACCATAAAAAGAATCCCCATGCAATTAGCACTCGCCGCACGCGGATTCTTTTTTACGGTTTACTTCCGGGAAAATGGAATGATTCGCGATACGTATTTAATTCGATATCCTGATTCGTTGTGCGCACAAACGAATCAGGAGCGGTCGGGACAATTGTCCGCGGGAAAATGTGACCGCCTCATTTTGATTGCGTGATGGCTCGCGCGATGCGATCGAACGCGCATCCTTCATACGGATCGCATCCTTGCTATCTACATATCGATCGGCAACGCGTGCGAATTGCCTCTTTTCGTCAGGCAACCGTCCGGCACGCCAGCCGACTTCAACGCCACGCCTGCGTGAACTCCGCGTTCACTCGCGACAGGTGCGCGCAATGCCGACGAATGGAAGTGCTCATCGAGCTTGTCCCTCATCGCGGTGACCATGTGCAGCAGCACCGCATTACCGGTGGATGCCACGATGCGCAGGTGAAACTGGCGATCCGCCGCCGCTCATGCGCGGCCCGAGCGGGCATCGGGGGAGCGGCCCAAGCTTTCCTTTTGCCGACGGCCATTGGACAATGTGCCCGCTTGCCGCGCCCGGCTCCTGCCTCCTTCGATGAAACGCTACGAAACCCTCGCCCACACGATCGCCGACGAGATCCGCAACGGCAACCTCGCGGTCGGCACGCGCCTGCCGTCGCTGCGCCAGATCATCGCGCAGCACGGCGTCAGCCAGTCGACGGTGTTTCGCGCGTATTACCTGCTCGAGCAATGGGGGCTGATTCGCGCGCGCGAACGCTCCGGCTATTACGTCGCGCCGGGCGCTCGCCCGAGCGCGAAGCGGCGCGCGAGCCGCGCCGCCGCGACGCGCAAGGTCGACATCAGCGATCTCGTGTTCTCGGTGCTCGACGCCGCGACGCAGCCCGGCATCGTGCCGCTCGGCTCCGCGTTTCCGGCGCCGCAGCTGTTTCCGCTGCCGCGCCTCGCGAAGTCGATCGCGCAGGCGACGCGGCTCGTCAGCCCGTGGAGCACGGTGGTCGACCTGCCGCCCGGCAACGAGCAGCTGCGCCGGCAGATCGCGCTGCGCTATCTCGCGATGGGCGTGTCGCAGCCGGTCGACGAGATCGTCGTCACGAACGGCGCGCTCGAAGCGCTGAACCTGTGCCTGATGGCCGTCACGCGGCCCGGCGACGTGGTGGCCGTCGAGGCGCCGGGCTTCTACGCGGCGCTACAGGCGATCGAGCGTCTCGACCTGCGGGCGGTCGAGATTCCGGTCGATCCGCGCACCGGGCTCGACCTCGATGCGCTGGCGAACGCGCTCGACCGGCACAACGTGCGTGCATGCTGGTTCATGACGAATTTCCAGAATCCGACCGGCGTCACGCTGACGGCGGAGAAGAAGCGCGCGCTCGTCGAGCTGCTCGCGGCGCGCGACGTGCCGCTGATCGAGGACGACGTGTACGGCGAGCTGCATTTCGGCCCCGACTATCCGCTGCCCGCGCGCGCGTTCGACCAGCACGGCCTCGTGATGCACTGCAGCTCGTTCTCGAAGACGCTCGCGCCCGGCTACCGGATCGGCTGGGCGGCCGCGGGCCGTTATGCGGAGAAGGTGCAGCGGCTCAAGCTGATGACGACGCTGTCGGCGAGCATCCCCGCGCAGGCCGGCATCGCGAACTATCTCGAGCACGGCGGCTACGACCGCCATCTGCGCAAGCTGCGCGGCGCGCTGCACGGGCAGCTCGACCGGATGGACGACGCGCTGCGGCGCTGGCTGCCCGCGGGCGTCGAATGGGTGCGGCCCGACGGCGGGTATTTTCTGTGGCTCGAATTTCCGCAGGCGATCGACGCGATGGAACTGCATCGGCAGGCGATCGCGCGCGGAATCAGCTTCGCGCCGGGGCCGCTGTTTTCGGCGGCGCACGGCTTCGAGCGCTGCGTGCGCGTGAATTTCGGCCATCCGTGGAGCCGCGAGATCGAGCGCGCGATCCGCGTGCTCGGCGAACTGGTGGCGGAGCCGGCGGTGCGCAAGGCGGGCTGAGCCGGTCGGGCATACCGCCCGCGCCATCTGCTGCGCCGATTGCGCGCGCATCTGCTGCTTGTTCGCCCGCCCCGCCTTCCCTACCCTGTCCTTCAGTTGCGCAACGCCCGGCAACCTCCCCAACAAGCGGTGCGCGCCCCGTGCGCCGCCGCTTCCCACGCATCCGACTCCATGTATCGATATACGGTATTCGACCGCGCGCTCGTCAGGAGCCGCGCCGCCCAGTTTCGCGACCAGCTCGAACGCTGGCAGCGCGGCGCGCTGAGCGAAGACGCGTTCCGGCCGCTGCGCCTGCAGAACGGCTGGTACGTGCAGCGCCACGCGCCGATGCTGCGCGCCGCCGTCCCGTACGGCGAACTGTCGAGCGCCCAGCTGCGCGTGCTCGCCCGGATCGCCCGCGACTACGACGTGCCCGACGCGGCGACCTACCGTGCCGCGTGCGACGCGCAGGCCCTGCTCGGCACGACGCGCCTGCCGACCCGCAACGCGCACTTCACGACGCGCACCAACGTGCAGTTCAACTGGATACCGCTGTCGAAAGCGGCCGACGTGATGGACCTGCTCGCGACCGTCGACATGCACGGCATCCAGACGAGCGGCAACTGCATCCGCAACATCTCGTGCGACGAGCGCGCGGGCGTCGCTCCCGACGAGATCGCCGATCCGCGCCCGTTCGCCGAAGTGATGCGCCAATGGACGACGCTGCATCCCGAGTTCGCGTTCCTGCCGCGCAAGTTCAAGATCGCGATCACCGGCGCGGCCGAGGATCGCGCGGCGACCGACTGGCACGACGTCGGCCTGAAGCTCGTGCGCGACGACGCGGGAGAGCTGGGCTTTCGCGTGAGCGTCGGCGGCGGGATGGGCCGCACGCCGATGACCGCGACGCTGTTGCGCGCGTTCCTGCCGTGGCGGCACGTGATGAACTACATCGAGGCGATCGTGCGCGTGTACAACCGCTACGGCCGCCGCGACAACAAGTACAAGGCGCGCATCAAGATCCTCGTGAAGACCGAGGGGCAGCGCTACATCGACGACGTCGAAGCGGAGTTCCGCCAGATCGTCGAGCACGACGGCGGCCCGCATACGATTGCGCAGGCCGAGTTCGACCGCATCGCCGCGTGCTTCGTGCCGCCGCAGCGCAAGCCGCGCAGCGTCGACCCGCACGACGCGAACGCGCGCGTCGCCGCGCTCGCGAACCGGCATCCGACCTTCTCGCGCTGGCTCGCGCGCAACGTCGCCGCGCACCGGGACCCGGCGCTGCGGATCGTCACGCTGTCGTTCAAGCGGCGCCTGCAGGCGCCCGGCGACGCGTCGCCGGACCAGCTCGACGCGCTCGCCGATCTCGCCGAGCGCTACTCGGCCGGCGAGGCGCGCGTCACGCATGCGCAGAACGCGGTGCTGCCGTGGGTGCATGTCGACGACCTGTTCCTGCTGTGGGAAGACGCGCGCGCGGCCGGCCTCGCCAGCGCCAACATCGGCCTGCTGACCGACATGATCGCGTGCCCGGGCGGCGACTTCTGCGCGCTCGCGAACGCGCGCTCGATCCCGATCGCCGATGCGATCACCGAGCGCTTCCAGGATCTCGACCTGCTGCACGACGTCGGCGACATCGACCTGCACATCAGCGGCTGCATCAACTCGTGCGGCCATCACCACAGCGGCCACATCGGCATCCTCGGCGTCGACAAGGACGGCGCCGAGTGGTACCAGGTGACGCTCGGCGGCTCCGACGGCTCGGCCGCCAGCGGCCCCGCGCAGCCGGGCAAGGTGATCGGCCCGTCGTTCTCGGCGGACGAGATCGTCGACGTCGTCGACGCGCTCGTCGCCACCTATCTCGACGCGCGGCGCGACGTCGGCGGCCGCAGCGAGCCGTTCATCGACACGGTGCGCCGCATCGGCTCCGAACCCTTCAAGGCCGCCGCCAACCAGGCGCGGCATCTCGTCGCGAACGCATGATGAACGCACGGCAAATGAACGAACCACAGCGCATCCGGCTGCTGACGCCGGCCGAACACGATGACGACACGCGCGACGCGACGCTTGCGATCGCGAACGACGACGAGCTCGAACCGCATGCCGCGCAGATCGCGCAAGCGACGCGCATCGACCTGCAGTTCCCGGCGTTCACCGACGGCCGCGCATACAGCCAGGCGTACCTGCTGCGCAAGCGCTTCGGGTTTGCGGGCGACCTGCGCGCGACCGGCGACGTGCTGATCGACCAGTTGCTGCTGATGGAGCGCACCGGCTTCTCGAGCGCGGTGCTCGGCGCGGATGC is part of the Burkholderia ubonensis subsp. mesacidophila genome and harbors:
- a CDS encoding ABC transporter substrate-binding protein codes for the protein MQPGGADSVRLFRGIGAGWRGVNVALRTILVIAALGVACPAGIAAPESANENVLRVLAWPGYADNDVVSAFETRFHVRVEVTLVDSDEALWSRMHSASPPPYDVLAANTAEIQRYARDNLLAPLDLSRIPNRRLQLPNFQQVGKIGGLTRGAVTYGIPFTYSSMGLIYDRKQIPVAPHSMLELWNPRYRGKVLDFNSAQHNFSFTALALGYADPFHLSAAQTRIVTRKLIDLRRNLLTYYTLPEEATALFVLHRAALMFGNYGTQQVELLRRAGADVGYVIPDEGALAWLDCWAMTRGVEHPELALAWINYMLEPEIGTLLTQRQGLANTLTPPPELDAGRQHLVWIQPVEDIARREALWGRIVSGDRPERFGK
- a CDS encoding nitrite/sulfite reductase, whose protein sequence is MYRYTVFDRALVRSRAAQFRDQLERWQRGALSEDAFRPLRLQNGWYVQRHAPMLRAAVPYGELSSAQLRVLARIARDYDVPDAATYRAACDAQALLGTTRLPTRNAHFTTRTNVQFNWIPLSKAADVMDLLATVDMHGIQTSGNCIRNISCDERAGVAPDEIADPRPFAEVMRQWTTLHPEFAFLPRKFKIAITGAAEDRAATDWHDVGLKLVRDDAGELGFRVSVGGGMGRTPMTATLLRAFLPWRHVMNYIEAIVRVYNRYGRRDNKYKARIKILVKTEGQRYIDDVEAEFRQIVEHDGGPHTIAQAEFDRIAACFVPPQRKPRSVDPHDANARVAALANRHPTFSRWLARNVAAHRDPALRIVTLSFKRRLQAPGDASPDQLDALADLAERYSAGEARVTHAQNAVLPWVHVDDLFLLWEDARAAGLASANIGLLTDMIACPGGDFCALANARSIPIADAITERFQDLDLLHDVGDIDLHISGCINSCGHHHSGHIGILGVDKDGAEWYQVTLGGSDGSAASGPAQPGKVIGPSFSADEIVDVVDALVATYLDARRDVGGRSEPFIDTVRRIGSEPFKAAANQARHLVANA
- a CDS encoding aminotransferase-like domain-containing protein, translating into MKRYETLAHTIADEIRNGNLAVGTRLPSLRQIIAQHGVSQSTVFRAYYLLEQWGLIRARERSGYYVAPGARPSAKRRASRAAATRKVDISDLVFSVLDAATQPGIVPLGSAFPAPQLFPLPRLAKSIAQATRLVSPWSTVVDLPPGNEQLRRQIALRYLAMGVSQPVDEIVVTNGALEALNLCLMAVTRPGDVVAVEAPGFYAALQAIERLDLRAVEIPVDPRTGLDLDALANALDRHNVRACWFMTNFQNPTGVTLTAEKKRALVELLAARDVPLIEDDVYGELHFGPDYPLPARAFDQHGLVMHCSSFSKTLAPGYRIGWAAAGRYAEKVQRLKLMTTLSASIPAQAGIANYLEHGGYDRHLRKLRGALHGQLDRMDDALRRWLPAGVEWVRPDGGYFLWLEFPQAIDAMELHRQAIARGISFAPGPLFSAAHGFERCVRVNFGHPWSREIERAIRVLGELVAEPAVRKAG
- a CDS encoding DUF934 domain-containing protein; translation: MNEPQRIRLLTPAEHDDDTRDATLAIANDDELEPHAAQIAQATRIDLQFPAFTDGRAYSQAYLLRKRFGFAGDLRATGDVLIDQLLLMERTGFSSAVLGADADPEDARRQLERFSGFYQQDARSAAPNSRRNDMSES